One Cryobacterium roopkundense genomic region harbors:
- a CDS encoding tetratricopeptide repeat protein — MTPMPPSGSNLRGAVDLSSLVNRPAAPTSGAAGTGSSATPGATVPVPALVLDGTDANFGELLELSNTVPVLVDLWAEWCEPCKQLTPVLERLVTEYAGKFVLAKVDVDSNPQLSQAFQAQSIPTVAAVIGGQPVQLFNGALPEAQIREVLARLLEVAAEQGVTGSAQVADSPAAEAEPVEEPLPPHHVEAYEAIERGDYETARAEYRTALAQNPNDTMAVAGLAQASLLGRLQGKTLDDIRGGAASAPQDLDAQLLVADLDLSGGHVEDAFDRLLTLFPAQDPAGRNTIRERILELFEVVGLEDPRVAPTRKRLTALLY, encoded by the coding sequence ATGACCCCTATGCCCCCTTCCGGATCCAATCTGCGCGGTGCCGTCGACCTGTCGTCGCTCGTGAATCGCCCGGCGGCACCGACGTCCGGTGCAGCCGGGACCGGATCGTCTGCAACGCCAGGCGCAACCGTGCCGGTTCCGGCCCTCGTGCTCGACGGTACTGACGCGAACTTCGGTGAGCTACTGGAGCTGTCGAATACGGTTCCGGTGCTGGTGGATCTGTGGGCGGAGTGGTGCGAGCCATGCAAACAGCTCACGCCGGTACTCGAAAGACTCGTCACGGAGTATGCGGGCAAATTCGTGCTCGCCAAGGTCGACGTGGATTCCAACCCCCAGCTGTCGCAGGCCTTTCAGGCACAGTCCATTCCCACGGTCGCCGCCGTGATCGGCGGCCAGCCCGTGCAGCTCTTCAACGGCGCGCTGCCGGAGGCGCAAATTCGCGAGGTTCTCGCACGCCTGCTGGAAGTCGCGGCGGAACAGGGCGTCACGGGTAGCGCGCAGGTCGCTGACTCACCGGCAGCAGAAGCCGAGCCGGTCGAGGAGCCGCTGCCACCGCACCACGTCGAGGCCTACGAGGCCATTGAGCGCGGTGACTACGAGACTGCTCGAGCGGAATACCGCACGGCCCTGGCCCAAAACCCCAACGACACCATGGCTGTCGCCGGGCTGGCACAGGCGAGTCTCCTCGGTCGTCTGCAGGGTAAAACCCTTGACGACATTCGCGGGGGAGCTGCGTCAGCCCCGCAGGATCTCGATGCCCAGCTGCTCGTAGCTGACCTAGACCTGTCAGGCGGACACGTGGAGGACGCCTTCGATCGTCTGCTCACGCTCTTCCCTGCCCAGGATCCGGCCGGTCGCAACACCATCCGTGAGCGTATCCTCGAGCTCTTCGAGGTCGTCGGCCTGGAAGACCCCCGCGTAGCACCCACCCGCAAGCGTCTGACCGCGCTCCTGTACTGA
- the glgB gene encoding 1,4-alpha-glucan branching protein GlgB: MTEQPQDSKKTAAKAAPAKAKAPTSKVPAKKGKKTALKTVDPTFVAPHILESIAAGTYYNPHEVLGQHGIEQAGVTDPVTVIRALRPLATEVLAVLSTGAHVELVHIGHGVWQGISTVGFQDYTLEARYETAPAWIADDPYRFLPTIGELDLHLIGEGRHERLWDVLGAHYGERQGVHAAVSGTAFAVWAPNARAARVIGDFNGWGGATYTMRNMGSTGVWELFIPGLELGSNYKFELLTHSGAWIQKADPMAQYAEVPPMTASVVTQSSYVWADNAWMTARAATDPHDRPMSVYEMHVGSWRPGLSYRDLADELIGYLNELAYTHVEFMPLAEHPFGGSWGYQVTGYYAATSRYGTPDDLRYLIDRLHQADIGVIMDWVPGHFPKDDFALGRFDGQALYEHADPRRGEQNDWGTYVFDFGRPQVRNFLVANALFWLEEFHIDALRVDAVASMLYLDYSREDGEWEPNQYGGNENLEAISMLQEITATAYKRNPGAIMIAEESTNWGGVTAATSGGGLGFGFKWNMGWMHDSLEYMHVDPMYRSYHHNDITFSFVYAFSENFLLPISHDEVVHGKGSLISRMPGDSWQQLANVRVYLAFMWAHPGKQLLFMGQEFGQRSEWSEDRGLDWWMLDQPAHRGLFNLVGSLNRVYRANASLWARDNEPGGFDVIDAGAHQQNVVSFLRWDNDGQPIACFFNFAGQPHVDYRVGLPFAGQWDEILNTDAAEFGGSGVGNFGGVHAGNEPWGGRPASANVTLPPLAGLWLKLRR, encoded by the coding sequence ATGACCGAGCAGCCCCAGGACAGCAAGAAGACAGCAGCCAAGGCTGCCCCCGCCAAGGCCAAGGCCCCTACGTCGAAGGTGCCCGCCAAGAAGGGCAAGAAGACCGCCCTCAAGACTGTGGACCCCACCTTCGTGGCCCCGCACATTCTCGAGTCCATCGCGGCCGGAACCTACTACAACCCGCACGAGGTCCTCGGACAGCACGGAATCGAACAGGCCGGCGTCACCGACCCGGTCACCGTCATCCGTGCCCTTCGCCCCCTCGCCACGGAGGTGCTGGCCGTTCTCTCGACGGGAGCGCACGTGGAACTAGTCCATATCGGGCACGGCGTTTGGCAGGGCATCAGCACTGTCGGTTTTCAGGACTACACCCTCGAGGCCCGCTATGAAACGGCACCGGCGTGGATCGCGGACGACCCCTACCGCTTCCTGCCGACTATCGGCGAGTTGGACCTGCACCTGATTGGTGAGGGCCGCCACGAGCGCCTGTGGGACGTGCTGGGCGCACACTACGGTGAGCGCCAGGGGGTGCACGCCGCAGTTTCAGGCACCGCATTCGCTGTGTGGGCGCCGAACGCCCGCGCGGCCCGAGTGATCGGCGACTTCAACGGCTGGGGCGGTGCCACTTACACGATGCGCAACATGGGCAGCACGGGCGTATGGGAGCTTTTCATTCCAGGGCTCGAACTGGGATCGAACTACAAGTTTGAGCTGCTGACGCACTCGGGCGCGTGGATACAGAAGGCCGACCCGATGGCGCAGTACGCCGAGGTACCGCCAATGACAGCCTCTGTCGTGACCCAGTCCTCTTACGTGTGGGCTGACAACGCGTGGATGACAGCGCGCGCCGCGACAGACCCGCACGACCGCCCGATGAGCGTCTACGAGATGCACGTGGGCTCCTGGCGTCCGGGGCTCAGCTACCGCGACCTCGCGGATGAACTCATCGGATACCTTAATGAGCTTGCCTACACGCATGTGGAATTCATGCCCCTCGCCGAGCATCCCTTCGGCGGTTCCTGGGGCTACCAGGTCACGGGCTACTACGCCGCGACCAGCCGTTACGGCACCCCCGATGACCTGCGCTACCTGATCGATCGGCTGCACCAGGCCGACATCGGCGTGATCATGGATTGGGTTCCCGGCCACTTTCCCAAGGACGACTTCGCCCTCGGCCGTTTCGACGGCCAGGCGCTCTACGAGCACGCCGACCCGCGCCGCGGGGAGCAGAACGACTGGGGAACCTACGTATTCGACTTCGGTCGCCCCCAGGTACGCAACTTCCTTGTGGCGAATGCCCTGTTCTGGCTTGAGGAATTCCACATCGACGCCCTGCGAGTCGACGCCGTCGCGTCCATGCTCTATCTGGACTACTCGCGCGAAGACGGCGAGTGGGAGCCCAACCAGTACGGCGGCAACGAGAACCTGGAAGCCATCAGCATGCTTCAGGAGATCACGGCCACCGCGTACAAGCGCAACCCCGGGGCCATCATGATCGCCGAAGAATCGACCAACTGGGGCGGCGTCACCGCAGCCACCTCCGGCGGTGGGCTGGGATTCGGCTTCAAATGGAACATGGGCTGGATGCACGACTCCCTCGAGTACATGCACGTGGACCCGATGTACCGGTCGTACCACCACAATGACATCACCTTCTCATTCGTGTACGCCTTTAGCGAGAATTTCCTGCTCCCCATCAGCCACGACGAGGTCGTTCACGGAAAGGGCTCGCTGATCAGCCGCATGCCCGGCGACTCTTGGCAGCAGCTCGCGAACGTTCGCGTGTACCTCGCTTTCATGTGGGCACACCCGGGAAAGCAACTGCTGTTCATGGGCCAGGAATTCGGGCAGCGCTCCGAGTGGAGCGAAGACCGCGGCCTGGACTGGTGGATGCTCGACCAGCCGGCCCACCGTGGCCTGTTCAACCTCGTGGGGTCCCTCAACCGGGTATACCGGGCGAACGCGAGTCTGTGGGCCCGTGACAACGAGCCAGGCGGGTTCGACGTGATCGATGCCGGCGCGCATCAACAGAACGTGGTCTCGTTCCTGCGCTGGGACAACGACGGCCAGCCGATAGCGTGCTTCTTCAACTTCGCCGGCCAGCCGCATGTCGACTACAGGGTTGGCCTGCCCTTCGCCGGCCAGTGGGACGAGATTCTGAACACGGATGCCGCCGAGTTCGGTGGATCCGGAGTGGGCAACTTCGGTGGCGTGCACGCCGGCAACGAGCCGTGGGGCGGTCGTCCGGCATCGGCCAATGTGACCCTGCCGCCGCTCGCCGGCCTCTGGCTCAAACTGCGCCGGTAG